From a single Pseudorasbora parva isolate DD20220531a chromosome 17, ASM2467924v1, whole genome shotgun sequence genomic region:
- the LOC137044740 gene encoding uncharacterized protein: MVDKDQAEINAIRKVFSDSDVLLCWYHVTQAVTRWLSRSESGVSGPEKADSRAHIMQLMSELKSCSTDQEFKKKAEMFLCQFKDLKDVCKYFRNHWEPIGHLWSNFGRCYKHGDSDTNNLIERTVLQLYSWYKGTHM, from the exons ATGGTTGATAAAGACCAGGCTGAAATCAATGCCATCCGTAAGGTATTCAGCGACTCAGACGTTCTCCTTTGTTGGTACCATGTAACCCAA GCAGTAACTCGTTGGCTGTCAAGATCGGAATCTGGTGTGAGTGGACCTGAAAAGGCAGATTCGAGAGCACACATAATGCAGTTAATGTCAGAGCTGAAATCCTGTTCCACG GACCAGGAATTCAAGAAAAAAGCTGAGATGTTTCTCTGCCAGTTTAAGGACTTAAAAGATGTCTGCAAGTACTTTAGGAACCACTGGGAGCCAATTGGTCATCTCTGGTCTAATTTTGGAAGGTGTTATAAGCATGGAGACTCTGACACAAACAATCTAATAGAACG AACAGTTCTGCAGCTGTATAGCTGGTACAAGGGGACGCACATGTAA
- the LOC137044742 gene encoding uncharacterized protein: MEDVRPLRCLQNKRPAFPIGSVGPYSLQVKSFTSLMEDKEVSDEVMNSICNVLSKDRQGVVHVNSQALTKILDGSKRAKSHYFLKNNIFEGAKEVVGVYLERGNHWSFFHCNVDSRCITYFNSLGETEWQCQAIAQHWCAFASARGVKGEWDLKTIKHNMQTDSVSCGVHTLAFATEFMKSGGCITFFQCPVIQQERMRLASLLFQSLDMFLIDGNVING; encoded by the exons ATGGAAG ATGTTAGGCCATTAAGGTGTCTTCAAAATAAGAGGCCAGCTTTCCCAATTGGAAGTGTGGGGCCATATAGTCTACAAGTGAAAAGTTTCACAAGTTTAATGGAGGACAAGGAGGTTTCTGATGAG GTCATGAATTCAATATGTAATGTCCTTAGCAAG GATCGCCAAGGGGTTGTGCATGTGAATTCCCAGGCTCTCACAAAAATACTAGATGGCTCCAAAAGGGcaaaaagtcattattttctGAAG AATAACATTTTTGAAGGGGCCAAAGAGGTGGTTGGCGTATATCTTGAGCGTGGCAATCACTGGAGTTTTTTT CATTGCAATGTTGACAGCAGGTGCATCACCTATTTCAATTCCCTTGGAGAGACGGAGTGGCAGTGCCAAGCAATTGCTCAACACTGGTG TGCATTTGCATCTGCAAGGGGAGTGAAAGGAGAGTGGGACCTTAAAACCATAAAGCACAATATGCAAACTGATTCAGTGTCATGTGGTGTCCACACACTTGCG TTTGCCACTGAGTTTATGAAGTCTGGTGGCTGCATTACcttcttccagtgccctgtaaTACAACAAGAGAGAATGCGCCTGGCCTCACTTTTGTTTCAGTCTTTAGATATGTTCCTTATTGATGGAAATGTTATCAATggataa
- the LOC137044741 gene encoding uncharacterized protein, translated as MCYICQDDGNPLALISLPAPSSASHSDDGNPLALISLPAPSSASHSGLLAQPSRSAKGFALQQDDGNPLALISLPAPSSASHSDDGNPLALISLPAPSSASHSGLLAQPSRSAKGFALQQENTVMSMLEAIGKPMACCSEEEMEEEKEKHEKLNEERHREDEGVKEKERKVYKVLGRLTAQGKSYEVDEEELRRRVKAENMSTNMFRMLIRVGKKDVPPNVLQQPRKAKTKVTIFSTLTEGEAEDLAKGFGMALAKHLPKEKLLAGIPEEDIPATLRSIERMKINVQNLGPDSDLDLVTHRFGPTAVDIFFSFLEDSMK; from the exons ATGTGCTACATATGTCAAG ATGACGGCAACCCATTGGCCCTGATCTCTCTGCCTGCACCAAGCAGTGCATCACACTCAG ATGACGGCAACCCATTGGCCCTGATCTCTCTGCCTGCACCAAGCAGTGCATCACACTCAG GCCTGTTAGCCCAACCATCTAGATCTGCAAAAGGATTTGCACTACAACAGGat GACGGCAACCCATTGGCCCTGATCTCTCTGCCTGCACCAAGCAGTGCATCACACTCAG ATGACGGCAACCCATTGGCCCTGATCTCTCTGCCTGCACCAAGCAGTGCATCACACTCAG GCCTGTTAGCCCAACCATCTAGATCTGCAAAAGGATTTGCACTACAACAGG AAAATACTGTTATGTCCATGTTGGAGGCCATAGGAAAACCTATGGCCTGTTGCAGTGAGGAAGAAATGGAGGAGGAGAAAGAGAAGCATGAAAAACTCAACGAAGAAAGACATAGGGAAGATGAGGgagtgaaagaaaaagaaaggaaaGTGTACAAAGTTTTAGGAAGGCTAACGGCGCAAGGGAAGAGCTACGAGGTAGATGAAGAGGAGTTGAGGAGGAGGGTTAAAGCAGAGAACATGTCTACAAACATGTTCAGGATGTTAATAAGG GTTGGCAAAAAAGATGTCCCACCCAATGTGCTGCAGCAGCCGAGAAAGGCAAAAACAAAGGTAACCATATTTAGCACATTGACAGAGGGCGAGGCGGAAGACCTTGCCAAGGGGTTTGGCATGGCACTGGCCAAACATTTGCCAAAAGAAAAACTGCTTGCTGGGATACCTGAAGAGGACATCCCAGCAACACT gaGGAGCATTGAACGAATGAAGATCAATGTGCAAAACCTTGGTCCTGATTCAGACCTGGATTTGGTCACCCACCGCTTTGGGCCAACAGCAGTTGatattttcttttcatttttggaagACAGTATGAAATAA